In a single window of the Vicia villosa cultivar HV-30 ecotype Madison, WI unplaced genomic scaffold, Vvil1.0 ctg.001143F_1_1_3, whole genome shotgun sequence genome:
- the LOC131633589 gene encoding arabinosyltransferase RRA3-like, with amino-acid sequence MIGRREREGPLMRNIPHSLRKSKILTAVVIGVLIGCVLAFFFPNGFLVSSSIASNPRSKTQVKSAECESSDRVNMLKSEFVAVSDKNAELKKQVKELTERLRQAEQGEDQAQKQFLALGNRKRLDLLVLSKD; translated from the exons ATGATTGGGCGAAGAGAAAGAGAAGGGCCCTTGATGCGAAACATCCCTCATTCTCTACGAAAATCTAAGATCCTTACCGCCGTAGTAATTGGCGTTCTTATAGGATGCGTCTTGGCTTTCTTCTTTCCCAATGGCTTCCTTGTTTCTTCCTCTATTGCATCCAATCCTCGATCCAAAACCCAG gTGAAATCAGCTGAATGTGAATCGTCGGATAGAGTCAACATGTTAAAATCAGAATTTGTGGCAGTATCAGATAAAAATGCTGAGCTGAAAAAACAGGTCAAGGAGTTGACTGAGAGGCTTCGGCAAGCCGAGCAAGGGGAAGATCAGGCTCAAAAACAATTTCTTGCATTGGGTAACAGGAAAAGGCTGGACCTTTTGGTACTGTCAAAGGATTAA